The proteins below come from a single Neospora caninum Liverpool complete genome, chromosome IX genomic window:
- a CDS encoding putative integral membrane protein: MPAGGAGHAGGNIVPDGRTLVNCRDLNKARDAYQLRDIEATRAAHSLDLYRELAGDHKESHTNTSSDYVKAVVFGGLDGIVTIFAIVAGCVGADLSCSQVLMVGLGNLLADAISMGFGEYVSAAAEKDFVEAEKQREEWEVENCPEEEKREMVEIYTEKYGFSRADAQSMVDITFKYKKFFVQHMMVEELGLMYGFDEPTPIKRGLVMFTAFCFFGLLPLAGFIGWVAAFGLGAEADMAFLMACVVSILTLFVLGFSKGKFVGQNPTKSACLMALNGSCAGTVAYGVGSLLQLAVGANMSSG, from the exons ATGCCAGCAGGCGGGGCGGGACACGCCGGAGGGAACATTGTTCCCGATGGCCGAACACTGGTGAACTGCAGAGACCTCAACAAGGCACGCGATGCATACCAACTGAGAGACATCGAAGCAACGCG GGCAGCCCATAGCCTCGATCTTTACCGAGAACTGGCGGGCGATCACAAAGAGAGTCACACGAACACCTCGTCGGATTACGTGAAGGCGGTCGTCTTTGGAGGCCTCGACG GCATTGTCACCATCTTCGCGATTGTTGCCGGATGCGTTGGAGCGGATCTGAGCTGCTCTCAGGTCCTCATGGTCGGTCTTGGGAATCTCCTGGCGGATGCCATCTCCATGGGCTTCGGGGAGTACGTCAGTGCCGCAGCCGAGAAGGATTTCgtggaagcggagaagcagagagaagaatg GGAAGTTGAGAACTGCcccgaggaggagaagagagagatggtgGAAATCTATACAGAGAAGTATGGCTTCTCAAGGGCGGACGCGCAGTCAATGGTTGATATAACTTTTAAATATAAAAAGTTCTTCGTGCAGCATATGATGGTCGAGGAGCTTGGCCTTATGTACGGATTTGATGAGCCCACCCCAATTAAGAGAG GCTTGGTCATGTTCACCGCCTTCTGCTTTTTTGGGCTTCTTCCCCTGGCGGGCTTCATTGGCTGGGTTGCCGCTTTCGGACTGGGAGCTGAGGCAGATATGGCCTTTCTCATGGCCTGCGTGGTGTCCATCTTGACTCTATTCGTCCTTGGATTTTCAAAG GGGAAGTTCGTGGGACAGAATCCAACTAAATCCGCCTGTCTGATGGCGCTGAATGGAAGTTGCGCCGGCACAGTGGCTTACGGCGTCGGCAGTTTGCTGCAG CTTGCGGTCGGCGCAAACATGTCTTCCGGTTAG